In Scylla paramamosain isolate STU-SP2022 chromosome 19, ASM3559412v1, whole genome shotgun sequence, a single genomic region encodes these proteins:
- the LOC135109477 gene encoding uncharacterized protein LOC135109477 produces the protein MRTLVDAPVLPYPNPCLPYLLETDAIAEGVGAVLSQVKDGQERVVAYFSTKFSKLERNYCMTKREPNVMCQRLQVLRGAGVAIIHWLKAGEGRPCWEQVSPETSATKCLMDQWEELRSEEGVLQRHWVDTGRSENSWVVVLPHARPEELLRETHEGNTSGHSGVERTLNRLRQRVYWTDLRGATDSSGHFTKWPEACALPKHEAETMAEFLVSQVFTRFGVPDELQSGQRREFESRVFKECCRVHGVKKTRTTPLHPLCDRTVERYNATPVSQLAR, from the exons ATGCGGACCTTGGTGGATGCGCCTGTGCTACCCTACCCCAACCCGTGCCTCCCTTACCTGCTGGAAACCGACGCTATTGCCGAGGGAGTGGGGGCCGTGCTGTCTCAGGTCAAGGACGGGCAAGAGCGGGTTGTGGCTTACTTCAGCACCAAGTTCTCGAAGCTGGAGAGGAACTACTGCATGACGAA GAGAGAGCCTAATGTTATGTGCCAGCGTTTGCAGGTTCTGAGAGGTGCAGGAGTGGCCA TAATCCACTGGCTTAAGGCTGGCGAGGGACGGCCGTGCTGGGAGCAGGTGTCACCCGAGACCTCCGCTACCAAGTGCCTGATGGACCAGTGGGAGGAGCTACGCTCAGAGGAAGGCGTGCTTCAGCGGCACTGGGTGGACACCGGAAGGAGCGAGAACAGCTGGGTGGTGGTACTACCGCACGCCCGACCGGAGGAGCTGCTGAGGGAGACGCACGAGGGAAACACCAGTGGCCACTCAGGTGTTGAGAGGACGCTGAACCGGCTTCGGCAGCGCGTGTACTGGACTGACTTGAG AGGGGCAACAGATTCCTCTGGCCACTTCACGAAGTGGCCGGAGGCCTGTGCCCTTCCCAAACACGAAGCAGAAACTATGGCAGAGTTCCTTGTCAGTCAAGTGTTCACACGCTTCGGGGTGCCAGATGAGCTCCAGTCAGGCCAACGGCGGGAGTTCGAATCGCGGGTCTTCAAGGAGTGCTGTCGTGTCCATGGTGTAAAGAAGACCCGCACTACGCCCCTGCATCCCCTGTGTGACCGGACTGTGGAGCGGTACAACGCCACGCCGGTGAGCCAGCTGGCACGGTAA